The stretch of DNA CAGCAGCTTCCCCTGATCGACCTCTCCGCCGCCTCCGGCGGCCCGCGGGAGCGTGCCGCACTCCACGCCCAGCTCCACTCGGCCGCCCGCGACGTCGGCTTCTTCCAGCTGACCGGACACGGCGTCACCCCGGAGGAGACCGCCCGGCTCACCCGCGCGATGCGGGAGTTCTTCGCCCTGCCGGAGGCCGACCGGCTGGCGATATCCAACCTCACCTCCCCCCACTTCCGCGGCTACACCCGGATCGGTGACGAGCACACCGCGGGCAGCCGGGACTGGCGGGACCAGCTCGACATCGGGGCCGAGCGGCCGGCCCGCGTCCCCCGGCCGGACGAGCCCGCGTACCGGTGGCTGGAGGGCCCCAACCAGTGGCCCGCCGCGCTCCCGGAACTGCGCACCGTCGCACTGGCCTGGATCGACCGGCTCAGCGGTGTCGCCCGGCGGCTGCTGCACGAGCTGATCGCGGCCATCGGCGCCCCGCCGGACTTCTACGACGACGCCTTCGGCGACGACCCGCACCTGCACCTGAAGCTGGTCCGCTACCCGGGCCGCGCACCGGACGGCGCCGACCAGGGGGTGGGCGCCCACAAGGACTACGGTTTCCTCACCCTGCTGCTCCAGGACGACATCGGGGGGCTGCAGGTGGAGCGCTCCGACGGCCGGTTCCACGAGGTGCCGCCGCTGCCCGGCGCCTTCGTGGTGAACCTCGGCGAGCTGCTGGAGGTGGCCACGAACGGATACCTCAAGGCCACCAACCACCGCGTGGTGAGCCCGCCCGGGGAGCGGGAGCGGTTCTCCGTGCCGTTCTTCTACAACCCGCGGCTGGACGCCCGGATCGAGCCGCTGCCGTTCCCGCACGCCCGGCAGGCCCCCGGGGCCACCCAGGACCCGGCCAACCCGCTCTTCGCGGAGTACGGGCGGAACGCCCTCAAGGGCTGGCTGCGGGCCCACCCGGAGGTCGCCCGCCGCCACCACGCCGACCTGCTGGAGCCGGTCGCCGCGCCCGTCGGCTGAGCGGGCGGCCCCGCGGCCCGGCGGCCGGCCGGACGCCCGGTCGCGCCGCCGGGCCACGCGGCGGCCGTCCGGTCACCGGCGTACGTGGTCCGGTCACGGGCGTATACGGCCTGGTCACGGGCGTACGCGGTCCGGCCATGGGCGTGTGCCGTCCGGTCACCGGCGGGCGTCGCACAGGGCGCGGTCCACCACGGCGGTGGCGGCCCGCGCCTGACGCCCGGCGACGACAGGGTCCCCCGCCTGGCTGTGCACCGACAGGGTCAGCGCGGTCCTGCCGTCCTCGGTGGCGCCGGGCCACACGTAGAAGCCGAACCCGCCGCCGGAGTGCCCCCAGTAGCTCCCGCCGCAGCTGAGCGGGGTCCACTCCAGCCCCAGCCCGTAGCGGGTGCCCGGCACGCCCCCGGAGCCCTCGGGCAGCGCGACGGTCCGCCGCATCTCGGCGAGTTGCGCGGGGCCCAGCAGCCGCCCCCGCAGCAGCGCCGAGAAGAACCGGTTGAGGTCCGCCGCGGTGCTGATGATCGAGCCGTCCGCGCCCCCGTCCAGAGGCAGATAGGCGACCGTGGTGTCGGTGAACGGCTCACCCGGTCCGAACTGCTGGTAGTCGCGGGCGTGCGGGTGCGGCAGGAACGGATGGTCGCCCGGGATGAGGGTGTGCCGGAGACCCAGCGGGCGCAGCACCCGGTCGTGCACCTCCCGCTCCCAGCCGCGCCCGGTGACCGCCTCGATCACCATCCCGGCCAGGATGTAGTTGGTGTTGGAGTACTCCCAGCCCGTGCCCGGCGCGAAGGACGGCGGGTGCGACAGCGCGAGGGCGACCCGCTCGGCGGGGGAGTAGGTGGTCCAGCGGTGGGCGAGGTACCCGCGGGCGCTGAACTCGGGCACCACGTCGCCGTCGTAGTCGGGCAGCCCGCTGGTGTGCTGGAGCAACTGCCGCAGGGTGATCCGGCGGCCGTCGTTGCCGTGCCCGCGGACCACACCCGGCAGCCATCGCTCCACCGTGTCGTCGAGCGACACCCGGCCCTCGCCGGTGAGTTGGAGCAGCACGGTGGCGACGAACGTCTTGGTGGTGCTGCCGGTCCGCAGATACCCCTGCCACGGCACCGGCCGGCCGGTGCGCAGATCGGCCACGCCGCCGCGGGCGGTGTGCGCGCCGCGCGGTGTGTCCAGCCGGACCGACACCCCGGTGTACCCGGCCCGGTGCAGGGCGGCGGCGTCCCGCTCCAGCCGGGGGCCACCGGGGTGCGCGGCGGACGCCGGGGGCGCCGGTGGGACCGGGGTGGCACCGTCCGGCCCGGTGGCGTGGGCGCGCGCCGGGAGGAGCGCGGCGGACAGGACGCAGACGACCAGCGTCGCGGTGCGGGCGGCACGGCGGCCTCGGACGAGCGGCATGGGCTCACCGTAGGGCGGGGCGTACCGGGCCGCACCCGATCGGCACCCGGACGGGCGCCCCGGGCCCCGGCCGGCGCTCACGACACCCGACACCCGGCACCCCGGACGCCCGGGGACCGCCACACGGTGAACCGGCGGGGCCCCGGCCGGTTCACCGTGTGGCGGTCCCCGGGCGTCCGAAGCCG from Streptomyces pactum encodes:
- a CDS encoding serine hydrolase domain-containing protein, yielding MPLVRGRRAARTATLVVCVLSAALLPARAHATGPDGATPVPPAPPASAAHPGGPRLERDAAALHRAGYTGVSVRLDTPRGAHTARGGVADLRTGRPVPWQGYLRTGSTTKTFVATVLLQLTGEGRVSLDDTVERWLPGVVRGHGNDGRRITLRQLLQHTSGLPDYDGDVVPEFSARGYLAHRWTTYSPAERVALALSHPPSFAPGTGWEYSNTNYILAGMVIEAVTGRGWEREVHDRVLRPLGLRHTLIPGDHPFLPHPHARDYQQFGPGEPFTDTTVAYLPLDGGADGSIISTAADLNRFFSALLRGRLLGPAQLAEMRRTVALPEGSGGVPGTRYGLGLEWTPLSCGGSYWGHSGGGFGFYVWPGATEDGRTALTLSVHSQAGDPVVAGRQARAATAVVDRALCDARR
- a CDS encoding isopenicillin N synthase family dioxygenase, which translates into the protein MSSQQLPLIDLSAASGGPRERAALHAQLHSAARDVGFFQLTGHGVTPEETARLTRAMREFFALPEADRLAISNLTSPHFRGYTRIGDEHTAGSRDWRDQLDIGAERPARVPRPDEPAYRWLEGPNQWPAALPELRTVALAWIDRLSGVARRLLHELIAAIGAPPDFYDDAFGDDPHLHLKLVRYPGRAPDGADQGVGAHKDYGFLTLLLQDDIGGLQVERSDGRFHEVPPLPGAFVVNLGELLEVATNGYLKATNHRVVSPPGERERFSVPFFYNPRLDARIEPLPFPHARQAPGATQDPANPLFAEYGRNALKGWLRAHPEVARRHHADLLEPVAAPVG